In Bombus vancouverensis nearcticus chromosome 1, iyBomVanc1_principal, whole genome shotgun sequence, a single genomic region encodes these proteins:
- the LOC117153465 gene encoding retinoid-inducible serine carboxypeptidase, which yields MMKFLTLLLVTLCFASEALSKKGFGPGEQEWGYVKVRPTSHMFWWLYYTTANVSSYYEKPLIIWLQGGPGASSTSYGNFEELGPLDVNLKPRNFTWVKDYNVLFIDNPVGTGFSYTTTLGGYTTTNAEIAHDLLECIKGFLKQLPEFADVPTYITTESYGGKMGAEFALSWYKAQQQEKIKSNLKGVALGDAWISPIDSVMTWAPFLLATGMVDTDGYEKINKAALRTKEAVDSKRWTNATKLWSYTEGVIGEVTNNIDFYNILTKIEPDSNQLSLMQRLVSEPTFAQEYSIFSQESLSKLMNGPVKKSLNLPSNHSTQSGLVFSKLREDFMKPVIHIVESLLNETKLKVVVISGHMDLIVDTPGTLRWVEKMQWKDANSWHRSDRAPLVVENIIEGYVKSYGNFSMYWVNRAGHMVPKDNPAAMAWILKDFTK from the exons ATGATGAAGTTCTTGACACTCCTGCTTGTAACACTGTGCTTCGCTTCCGAAGCCCTTT CCAAAAAAGGATTTGGTCCTGGAGAACAAGAATGGGGATACGTGAAAGTACGACCGACTTCGCATATGTTCTGGTGGCTTTATTATACCACTGCGAATGTGTCATCCTACTATGAGAAACCGTTGATCATCTGGTTGCAAGGTGGACCCGGGGCATCCTCCACATCCTATGGTAACTTTGAGGAACTTGGACCTCTGGACGTCAACTTGAAGCCGAGGAATTTCACTTGG GTGAAAGATTACAACGTTCTCTTCATCGACAACCCAGTCGGCACGGGCTTCAGTTATACCACTACGCTAGGAGGATATACGACAACGAATGCAGAGATCGCACACGATCTCTTGGAATGTATAAAAGGTTTCTTGAAACAGCTACCGGAATTCGCTGATGTGCCCACATATATCACCACTGagtcttatggaggaaaaatgGGTGCAGAATTTGCTCTTTCATGGTACAAG gcacaacaacaagaaaaaattAAGAGTAACTTGAAGGGTGTAGCCCTTGGTGACGCCTGGATCTCCCCCATTGATTCCGTGATGACTTGGGCGCCCTTTTTACTCGCCACA GGTATGGTAGACACTGACGGCTATGAGAAGATCAACAAAGCAGCTCTACGAACAAAAGAGGCCGTAGATAGCAAAAGATGGACAAACGCAACCAAGCTGTGGAGCTATACCGAAGGAGTGATTGGTGAAGTTACTAATAATATCGATTTCTATAACATTCTAACGAAAATAGAACCCGATAGCAATCAACTCTCCCTTATGCAAAGGCTTGTGTCAGAACCAACATTTGCTCAag AATATTCCATCTTCAGCCAGGAATCCTTAAGCAAGCTGATGAACGGCCCTGTAAAAAAAAGCCTTAATCTACCTTCTAATCATAGCACCCAATCCGGTCTGGTGTTCAGCAAATTAAGAGAAGATTTCATGAAGCCTGTTATCCATATAG TGGAAAGTTTGTTGAACGAAACTAAACTAAAGGTTGTGGTAATCAGTGGTCATATGGACCTCATCGTTGACACTCCAG GCACTCTACGCTGGGTTGAAAAGATGCAGTGGAAAGACGCTAATTCCTGGCACAGGTCCGACAGAGCTCCCTTGGTAGTAGAGAACATCATCGAAGGCTATGTAAAGTCTTATGGCAATTTCTCTATGTACTGGGTCAACAGAGCCGGACACATG GTACCAAAGGATAATCCAGCAGCAATGGCATGGATATTAAAGGACTTTACAAAATAA